The following nucleotide sequence is from Thermodesulfobacteriota bacterium.
ACTGTGGTTGCTGCAATAAGTGGATCTCTTATCTTAAAGAACAGGGTTTTACTGTGAAAACTGAAAACAACTCGATGTTACCTGCGATGAAAGAGGCGGTTGGTATTACCTCGGAATTGGGTTCATGCCATACGGCAGTCGTAGACAGATATGTTGTAGAGGGACATGTTCCTGCAGAAGATATAAGACGACTCCTGGAAGAGCGTCCTGACATAAAAGGACTAACGGTGCCAGGAATGCCTATTGGTTCTCCCGGTATGGAGCAGGGTGACACCAAGGAAAGGTATGATGTGCTAGCTGTAAAAAAAGATGGGTCGACGTATGTATATAGCACGCATAACGAGTGACGAGCCCTATTGGTGTATCACCCAAAAATTTATAAGCAAGCACTTAAGATCCAAGCAGTGCCCTCCAGCTTAATGATTTGTATAACCCTCGATAAGAATCACGAAATCCATTGAAAGCAAAAATCGTTAAATCTAACTATATAATGCCCTTGCGACGGGGCTATTTATTCAACGTAGGTTGGAGATCGCTTCGATATCCTTGCGATGACACCCAAAGCTGGCGTCGTGCTGTCATTGCGAAATTTGCCCTTCGATTTAGGATATACTCCGAAATTGAAGCAATCTCCTCTTTTTTTTCCTGTTTTAGATTGCGTCTTCCCTTCCGTTTCTCTCAGGATTCGTCGGAATTGTATAAGCCAGATATTTCAGGGACAAGACCTTTAAAACTATTTTCTTCATTTATCATTCTTTTTTTCTAACTTCTTTGTCTTGATACAAAGAAGCAACCCTTCGACCGGGCTCAGGACAAGGCTGTCCAAAAATTTGCTAAAATCCTCCTTAATCCTCCTTAACAAAGGTGTCCCTCTTTTTTAAAGAGGGATGTAGGGAGATTTTAACGTCTTCGTTTCTGATTTTCTTAACGCAATTCTTGGAATGCCGTTCAAGTCCTTTTCATTCTGAACAGGATTGATGAAAATAAATCCATTCATAAAATTGTAAGAATTTTGTCCACGAAATATCTAACGTCTACAGCAAGGACTGAAGAGAATGTTCTTTTATGGACTGCCTGCTAGTCGCGGGGTTATTCATTCGTAAGGCGCATTGTTTGTTTTGTTTATTAAAAAGTTTTCTTATTCTCGAATGCTCAGATTGGCCGATTCTAAAGGTTTAGAGGATTTGGCAAATTTATACGAGAAATCTGTCTTGGATATAGGAAAAGAAAAATATGATTATGATCAAGTGGCTGTATGGGCATCCTTTGCGAATGATTTGGGTGCGTTCTCATCTTTGATTGTTAAAGACTCAACAATTTTGGCAGAAGTTAACGGAAAAATAGCTTCATTCGGTCAATAATATCCGGACAATCATATATCACTCATGTATACATTGCCTGGGTACAATAAAGTGAAATTTATCTGGAATTGGAGAGCATTGCGAAAGGTAAAGGAGTCAAGAAGCTTCATACTGAGTCAAGTCTGGTAGCG
It contains:
- a CDS encoding DUF411 domain-containing protein; translated protein: CGCCNKWISYLKEQGFTVKTENNSMLPAMKEAVGITSELGSCHTAVVDRYVVEGHVPAEDIRRLLEERPDIKGLTVPGMPIGSPGMEQGDTKERYDVLAVKKDGSTYVYSTHNE